From Skermanella sp. TT6, a single genomic window includes:
- a CDS encoding TlyA family RNA methyltransferase, protein MTRSRVDNLLVERGLVESRSKAQALIMAGLVYSDTLRIDKAGQMLAGDAPLSVKGQDHPWVSRGGLKLVEGLDHFGIDAEGLVCLDVGASTGGFTDVLLSRGAAKVYAVDVGHGQLAWKLRQDPRVAVLERTNARNLSAAEVPEPIDLVVCDASFISLMTVLPAPLSLTRPGGRLVALIKPQFEVGKGRVGKGGVVRDPGLHREVCDTVSAWLSGIPGWRVLGITESPIQGPEGNREFLVGGVREG, encoded by the coding sequence ATGACGCGCTCGCGCGTTGACAATCTGCTGGTCGAACGCGGCCTCGTCGAAAGCCGGTCGAAGGCACAGGCCCTGATCATGGCCGGCCTCGTCTATTCCGACACGCTGCGCATCGACAAGGCGGGCCAGATGCTGGCGGGGGATGCTCCGCTCTCGGTAAAGGGGCAGGACCATCCCTGGGTGTCGCGCGGCGGGCTGAAGCTGGTCGAGGGATTGGATCACTTCGGCATCGATGCCGAAGGCTTGGTCTGCCTGGATGTCGGCGCCTCGACCGGCGGCTTCACCGACGTCCTGCTGTCCCGTGGAGCCGCCAAGGTCTACGCCGTCGATGTCGGGCATGGCCAGCTTGCCTGGAAGCTGCGGCAGGACCCGCGCGTAGCGGTGCTGGAGCGGACCAACGCACGCAATCTCTCCGCGGCGGAGGTCCCCGAGCCGATCGACCTGGTGGTCTGCGACGCCAGCTTCATCAGCCTGATGACCGTACTGCCGGCGCCGCTGAGCCTGACACGGCCGGGCGGCAGGCTGGTGGCGCTGATCAAGCCCCAGTTCGAGGTGGGCAAGGGCCGGGTCGGCAAGGGAGGAGTGGTCCGAGACCCCGGACTGCACCGGGAGGTATGCGACACCGTCTCCGCCTGGCTGTCCGGGATACCCGGTTGGCGCGTCCTGGGTATTACCGAAAGCCCGATCCAGGGACCGGAAGGGAACCGGGAGTTCCTCGTCGGGGGTGTCCGGGAGGGCTGA
- a CDS encoding polyprenyl synthetase family protein: MGEAAELVEQEIDHLLPMSDTTEAKLFEAMRYACLGGGKRLRPFLVMTSAGLFGVARDCAVRVAAAVEFVHCYSLVHDDLPAMDNSDLRRGRPTVHKRFDDATAILAGDALLTLAFEVLADPQTHEDPKVRCSLVAALARAAGMHGMVGGQMLDLIAETTQFDMGATTRLQRLKTGEMIAFSCCAGAILGRASPPQMHALQNYAHDLGLAFQIADDLLDIDGDPSVTGKPARQDAAAGKATFVSILGVERARDQARLLADQAARHLDVFDGRADILKSVATYVVERRH, from the coding sequence ATGGGCGAAGCGGCAGAACTGGTCGAGCAGGAAATCGACCATCTCCTGCCGATGTCCGACACCACCGAGGCCAAGCTGTTCGAGGCGATGCGCTACGCATGCCTGGGCGGCGGCAAGCGGCTGCGTCCCTTCCTGGTCATGACCAGCGCCGGCCTGTTCGGCGTCGCCCGCGACTGCGCGGTGCGGGTGGCGGCGGCGGTGGAGTTCGTCCACTGCTATTCGCTGGTCCACGACGACCTGCCGGCGATGGACAATTCGGACCTGCGGCGCGGCCGCCCCACCGTCCACAAGCGCTTCGACGACGCGACCGCCATCCTGGCCGGCGACGCCCTGCTGACCCTCGCCTTCGAGGTGCTGGCCGATCCCCAGACCCACGAGGATCCCAAGGTCCGGTGCTCGCTGGTCGCGGCGCTGGCCAGGGCGGCCGGCATGCACGGCATGGTCGGCGGCCAGATGCTCGACCTGATCGCGGAGACGACGCAGTTCGACATGGGGGCCACGACCCGGCTGCAGCGGCTCAAGACCGGCGAGATGATCGCCTTCTCGTGCTGCGCCGGCGCCATCCTGGGGCGCGCGTCGCCGCCCCAAATGCATGCCCTGCAAAACTACGCCCACGATCTGGGCCTTGCCTTCCAGATCGCCGACGACCTGCTCGACATCGACGGCGACCCGTCCGTTACGGGCAAGCCGGCGCGCCAGGACGCGGCGGCCGGCAAGGCGACCTTTGTCTCGATCCTGGGAGTCGAGCGGGCGCGCGACCAGGCGCGCCTGCTGGCCGACCAGGCCGCCCGTCATCTCGATGTTTTCGATGGCCGGGCGGATATCCTGAAATCTGTCGCAACCTATGTCGTTGAGCGGCGTCATTGA
- a CDS encoding peroxidase-related enzyme (This protein belongs to a clade of uncharacterized proteins related to peroxidases such as the alkylhydroperoxidase AhpD.), whose translation MPQPDHAMALPVPDADTLDDDLQAYFAKCRDKLGLVPNVLRSYSARPEKLRTFIKLYNELMLGDSGLDKLEREMIAVVVSSANRCYYCLVAHGQAVRRLSGDPQLGEMLVMNYRVAPLSPRHRTMLDFAWKLTVTPHLMDGEDRQALRDAGFAEADIFDIADVAGFYNMSNRVASAVDMIPNPEYHGMDR comes from the coding sequence ATCACGCGATGGCGCTGCCCGTACCCGACGCGGACACCCTGGACGACGACCTTCAGGCCTATTTCGCGAAATGCCGGGACAAGCTCGGCCTGGTGCCCAACGTGCTGCGATCCTATAGCGCACGGCCGGAGAAGCTGCGTACATTCATCAAGCTGTACAACGAGCTGATGCTGGGCGACAGCGGCCTCGACAAGCTGGAGCGCGAGATGATCGCGGTCGTGGTATCCTCCGCCAACCGCTGCTACTACTGCCTGGTCGCCCACGGGCAGGCGGTCCGCAGGCTGTCGGGCGATCCGCAGCTGGGCGAGATGCTGGTGATGAATTATCGCGTGGCGCCGCTGTCGCCGCGCCACCGCACCATGCTGGACTTCGCCTGGAAGCTGACCGTGACGCCGCACCTGATGGACGGGGAGGATCGGCAGGCCCTTCGCGACGCCGGCTTCGCGGAGGCCGACATCTTCGATATCGCCGACGTCGCCGGTTTCTACAACATGTCCAACCGGGTCGCTTCGGCGGTTGATATGATCCCCAACCCCGAGTACCACGGAATGGACCGGTAA
- the dxs gene encoding 1-deoxy-D-xylulose-5-phosphate synthase, whose product MTAPSKTPLLDRCTVPAQIRKLKPDQLRQLADELRTETIDAVSVTGGHLGAGLGVVELTVALHHVFDTPDDRLIWDVGHQAYPHKILTGRRDRIRTLRQGGGLSGFTKRSESEYDPFGTAHSSTSISAGYGMAVANRLSGKRNHVICVIGDGAMSAGMAYEAMNNAGSDDKSRLIVILNDNDMSIAPPVGAMSAYLSRLISSKPYLSLRHLAKDIAEHFPRPLKQAARRAEEYARGMVTGGTLFEEMGFYYVGPIDGHNLDHLLPVLQNLRDTEDTGPVLVHVVTQKGKGFAPAEASADKLHAVSKFDVVTGAQAKAKSNAPTYTRVFAQALIKEAEADDKIVAVTAAMPSGTGLDLFDKRFPDRLFDVGIAEQHAVTFCAGLATEGYKPFAAIYSTFLQRGYDQVVHDVALQSLPVRFAIDRAGLVGADGATHAGSFDIAYLGCLPNMVLMAASDEVELMDMVATAAAIDDRPSAFRYPRGEGVGRDMPERGRVLEIGKGRVVQEGSKVALLSFGARLQECMSAAQDLAARGLSTTVVDARFAKPLDEDLIRRVAASHEVVITIEEGSVGGFGSFVLHFLAGAGLLDHGMKIRCMVLPDHFLDHDTPAKQYEEAGLAARHIVATALKAMGVDGAAQGLAGQGAARA is encoded by the coding sequence TTGACCGCACCCAGCAAGACCCCGTTGCTCGATCGCTGTACCGTCCCGGCCCAGATCCGCAAGCTCAAGCCCGATCAGCTCCGGCAGCTGGCGGACGAGCTTCGGACGGAGACGATCGACGCGGTTTCGGTGACCGGCGGCCATCTCGGCGCCGGCCTGGGCGTGGTCGAGCTGACGGTGGCCCTCCACCATGTCTTCGACACGCCGGATGACAGGCTGATCTGGGATGTCGGCCACCAAGCCTATCCGCACAAGATCCTGACCGGGCGGCGCGACCGTATCCGCACCCTGCGCCAGGGGGGAGGGCTGTCCGGCTTCACCAAGCGGTCGGAAAGCGAGTACGACCCGTTCGGCACCGCCCACAGCTCGACCTCGATCTCGGCCGGGTACGGCATGGCCGTCGCGAATCGGCTGTCCGGCAAGCGCAACCACGTGATCTGCGTGATCGGCGACGGCGCCATGAGCGCCGGCATGGCCTACGAGGCGATGAACAATGCCGGCAGCGACGACAAGTCCCGCCTGATCGTCATCCTCAACGACAACGACATGTCGATCGCCCCGCCGGTCGGCGCCATGAGCGCCTACCTGTCGCGGCTGATCTCGTCGAAGCCGTACCTGAGCCTCCGCCATCTCGCGAAGGATATCGCCGAGCACTTCCCCCGGCCGCTCAAGCAGGCCGCCCGCCGGGCGGAGGAATATGCCCGCGGCATGGTGACCGGCGGCACCCTGTTCGAGGAAATGGGCTTCTACTATGTGGGGCCGATCGACGGCCACAACCTGGACCACCTGCTCCCGGTGCTGCAGAACCTGCGCGACACCGAGGACACGGGGCCGGTCCTGGTCCATGTGGTGACCCAGAAGGGCAAGGGCTTCGCACCGGCTGAGGCATCGGCCGACAAGCTCCATGCCGTCTCCAAGTTCGACGTCGTGACCGGCGCCCAGGCCAAGGCGAAGTCCAACGCGCCCACATACACCCGTGTCTTCGCCCAGGCGCTGATCAAGGAGGCGGAGGCCGACGACAAGATCGTCGCGGTGACCGCCGCGATGCCGTCCGGGACCGGCCTCGACCTGTTCGACAAGCGCTTTCCCGACCGCCTGTTCGACGTGGGCATCGCCGAGCAGCATGCGGTCACCTTCTGCGCCGGGCTGGCGACGGAGGGATACAAGCCCTTCGCGGCGATCTATTCGACCTTCCTACAGCGCGGCTACGACCAGGTCGTCCACGACGTGGCGCTGCAATCCCTTCCGGTCCGCTTCGCCATCGACCGGGCCGGGCTGGTCGGCGCCGACGGCGCCACCCATGCCGGATCGTTCGACATCGCCTATCTGGGCTGCCTCCCGAACATGGTCCTGATGGCCGCCTCGGACGAGGTCGAGCTGATGGACATGGTGGCGACCGCCGCGGCGATCGACGACCGCCCCAGCGCGTTCCGCTACCCCCGCGGCGAAGGCGTCGGCCGCGACATGCCCGAGCGGGGCAGGGTGCTGGAGATCGGCAAGGGCCGCGTGGTCCAGGAAGGCAGCAAGGTGGCGCTTCTGAGCTTCGGCGCCCGCCTGCAGGAATGCATGTCCGCCGCCCAGGACCTGGCGGCGCGCGGCCTGTCCACGACCGTCGTGGATGCCCGCTTCGCCAAGCCGTTGGACGAGGATCTGATCCGGCGTGTCGCCGCCTCGCACGAGGTCGTGATCACCATCGAGGAGGGCTCGGTCGGCGGCTTCGGCAGCTTCGTCCTGCACTTCCTGGCCGGGGCCGGGCTGCTGGACCATGGGATGAAGATCCGGTGCATGGTGTTGCCCGACCATTTCCTGGACCACGATACGCCCGCGAAGCAGTACGAGGAGGCCGGTTTGGCGGCACGGCACATCGTGGCGACCGCCCTGAAGGCGATGGGCGTCGACGGGGCCGCCCAGGGGCTGGCCGGACAGGGTGCGGCGCGGGCGTAG
- the sppA gene encoding signal peptide peptidase SppA, with translation MMFRFIKGLFALIGLITVLLAAGGGYLAYRFLEREEPAPETIVLELDLDQPLAEYVPDDPLAGALFARTESLRDMVDSLDRARSDPRVKGVVARLGGDRIGTGKVQELRAAIQRFRDSGRFAYAFAETFGELGPGDRAYYLASAFDRIWLQPVGMVGLTGIGATIPFAREALDELQVQPELRHREEYKSFMNTFTEREFTEPHREMIEALVGDLHEQLVSGIAEGRGMDPAALRQLIDRGPFLDRESVEAKLVDQLGYFDEIRDAALDRAGAGAELVEGGDYLDVAGRPHGSGPTIALIYGTGSIQRGESGVDPLMGGASMGSDDVAAAFEEAAEDPKVRAILFRIDSGGGSAVASETIRRALVKAREAGKPVIVSMGEAAASGGYWIAMNADRIVAQPGTLTGSIGVIAGKVVTTGLWGRLGIDWEQVTRGRNATMWSPLSTYSESESQRLDTILDDIYGAFVRNVAEARKLPAAAVRDIAKGRVWTGSQAKALGLVDELGDMDAALGFAREAAGLARDAGVTLRLFPEPESPWRQALDLVSGRSEAAATTAVLGRLQPLLRELAPLVRDPAAETLSMPPTGLLR, from the coding sequence ATGATGTTCCGCTTCATCAAGGGCCTTTTCGCGTTGATCGGTTTGATCACCGTGCTGCTGGCCGCCGGCGGCGGTTATCTCGCCTACCGCTTCCTGGAGCGGGAGGAGCCCGCTCCCGAGACCATCGTGCTCGAGCTGGACCTGGACCAGCCGCTGGCGGAGTACGTGCCCGACGATCCGCTGGCTGGCGCGCTATTCGCACGTACGGAGAGCCTGCGCGACATGGTCGACTCGCTCGACCGTGCGCGGAGCGATCCTCGGGTGAAGGGCGTCGTGGCTCGGCTCGGCGGCGACCGGATCGGTACGGGCAAGGTCCAGGAACTGCGCGCGGCGATCCAGCGGTTCCGCGACAGCGGACGTTTCGCCTACGCGTTCGCAGAGACGTTCGGCGAACTGGGGCCGGGCGACCGCGCGTACTATCTGGCGAGCGCGTTCGACCGGATCTGGCTTCAGCCGGTCGGCATGGTCGGGCTGACGGGCATCGGCGCCACGATACCGTTCGCCCGCGAAGCGCTGGACGAGTTGCAGGTCCAGCCGGAGCTGCGGCACCGCGAAGAGTACAAGAGTTTCATGAACACCTTCACGGAGCGGGAATTCACGGAACCGCACCGGGAGATGATCGAAGCCCTGGTCGGCGACCTTCACGAGCAGCTCGTCTCCGGGATAGCCGAGGGACGGGGCATGGACCCTGCCGCCCTGCGCCAGCTGATCGACCGCGGGCCGTTCCTGGACCGCGAATCCGTGGAGGCGAAGCTGGTGGACCAGCTGGGATATTTCGACGAGATCAGGGACGCCGCGCTCGACCGCGCCGGGGCCGGCGCCGAACTGGTCGAGGGCGGCGACTATCTGGACGTCGCCGGTCGGCCCCATGGATCCGGCCCGACGATCGCGCTGATCTACGGCACCGGCTCCATCCAGAGGGGAGAGAGCGGCGTCGATCCGCTGATGGGCGGAGCCTCGATGGGATCGGACGACGTCGCCGCTGCGTTCGAGGAAGCGGCCGAAGATCCCAAGGTGCGCGCCATCCTGTTCCGGATCGACAGCGGCGGCGGTTCCGCCGTCGCCTCGGAGACGATCCGCCGGGCATTGGTCAAGGCGCGGGAAGCCGGGAAGCCCGTGATCGTGTCGATGGGCGAAGCCGCCGCGTCGGGCGGCTACTGGATCGCCATGAACGCCGACAGGATCGTTGCCCAACCCGGCACCCTGACCGGATCGATCGGCGTCATCGCCGGCAAGGTGGTGACGACAGGCCTTTGGGGCAGGCTGGGCATCGACTGGGAGCAGGTGACCCGCGGCCGCAATGCCACCATGTGGTCGCCGCTGTCAACCTACAGCGAAAGCGAATCCCAGCGGCTCGATACGATCCTGGACGACATCTACGGCGCCTTCGTACGGAACGTCGCCGAGGCACGAAAGCTTCCGGCCGCCGCCGTGCGGGACATCGCCAAGGGCCGTGTCTGGACCGGCTCCCAGGCCAAGGCGCTGGGCTTGGTGGACGAACTGGGGGACATGGACGCGGCGCTGGGCTTCGCCCGGGAAGCGGCCGGCCTGGCCCGCGATGCCGGCGTGACGCTTCGACTCTTCCCCGAGCCTGAATCGCCCTGGCGGCAGGCGCTCGACCTGGTCTCCGGACGGTCGGAAGCGGCCGCCACGACGGCTGTGCTGGGGCGGCTTCAGCCCCTGCTCCGGGAATTGGCCCCGCTGGTCCGCGACCCCGCCGCCGAGACCCTGTCCATGCCTCCGACCGGGCTGCTGCGTTAA